Proteins co-encoded in one Muntiacus reevesi chromosome 13, mMunRee1.1, whole genome shotgun sequence genomic window:
- the MGARP gene encoding protein MGARP isoform X2 yields the protein MIYYLVVGVTVSAGGYYTYKRVTSGKAKRSDHVTDLKEKTKAELHPPQGEKENLVGAEEASLEAPEVSSAAASPVVAEDIPDAPAVVVEEAPACPEDAEAAPAEAEVVGAESRPEATGPATGETAEQTTAEAASAAPEEAAAVERDEGAAENEGSGGRAELEEESPAESESSAGEDSQEEACASSEAASAQG from the exons ACTTACAAGAGAGTCACATCAGGGAAGGCCAAACGCAGCGATCATGTAacagatttgaaagaaaaaaccaaaGCGGAGTTACATCCACCTCAAG GTGAGAAAGAGAACCTTGTGGGTGCCGAGGAAGCCAGTTTAGAAGCCCCTGAGGTATCTTCAGCGGCAGCTTCTCCGGTGGTTGCTGAAGATATTCCCGATGCTCCAGCTGTGGTCGTAGAAGAGGCTCCCGCCTGTCCAGAGGACGCCGAGGCTGCTCCTGCGGAGGCCGAGGTGGTCGGTGCCGAGTCCCGGCCAGAGGCGACAGGCCCGGCGACGGGGGAGACCGCAGAGCAAACGACCGCAGAGGCCGCCAGCGCAGCTCCCGAGGAAGCTGCTGCCGTGGAGCGTGATGAAGGTGCAGCAGAGAACGAAGGCTCTGGTGGACGTGCTGAACTGGAAGAAGAGTCTCCAGCTGAGTCAGAATCCTCTGCCGGGGAGGATTCACAGGAAGAAGCCTGTGCTAGTTCTGAGGCCGCCTCAGCCCAAGGCTAA